A stretch of Methanosphaerula palustris E1-9c DNA encodes these proteins:
- a CDS encoding amino acid-binding protein, producing the protein MVQIAMKLEMTDRPGQLVAALQPISVVGGNIIAVIHQRETSETGTLSVQIVLEVPEGRVDDLVRAIRDQGVNILMLDEERLQYRQSVIIIGHLLHTDLGDTVDRIDSTGFAEVAELNVIMPAITERSTALITLKSGNREDMVRALSILRDVGREKHLQIIEPLEEAA; encoded by the coding sequence ATGGTGCAGATTGCAATGAAACTGGAGATGACCGATCGGCCAGGACAGCTGGTCGCTGCACTGCAGCCGATCTCGGTGGTCGGAGGAAATATCATCGCCGTGATCCATCAGCGGGAGACCTCTGAGACCGGAACCCTGAGCGTTCAGATTGTGCTGGAGGTGCCGGAGGGTCGGGTCGACGATCTGGTCAGGGCGATCCGCGACCAGGGTGTGAACATCCTGATGCTCGATGAGGAGCGGCTGCAGTACCGGCAGTCGGTGATCATCATCGGTCACCTGCTCCACACCGACCTCGGGGATACCGTCGACCGGATCGACAGCACAGGTTTTGCCGAGGTGGCAGAATTGAACGTGATCATGCCTGCGATCACCGAACGGTCGACCGCCCTGATCACCCTGAAGTCAGGGAACCGGGAGGACATGGTACGGGCCCTCTCGATCCTGCGCGACGTCGGAAGAGAGAAGCACCTGCAGATCATTGAACCACTGGAAGAGGCAGCATGA
- a CDS encoding homoserine dehydrogenase: MRIALLGCGSVGRGVATVILEKGLDITITGMADSKSAVMDPDGIDIRAMLAKKRDTGLCGDRGLTAADVVNQGGYDVLVEVTPTNALTGEPALEHIRAALKRGRHVVTSNKGPVALAFSELRDMAQAAGVEFRYEATVGGAIPILHTLEHGLGGNTVKGLYGVLNGTCNYILTRMSEEGLTYDQALSEARELGYAEADPTYDVKGIDAAIKLVILADTIWGMQATLDDVEVTGIDMLTADALRLAATQDCTIRLIGEVVPEPKILRVAPRMIPTNHPLVIEGTLNAVTLKTDMAGEITLIGKGAGSIETASAIIGDLTYIAERYVKGT; the protein is encoded by the coding sequence ATGAGAATCGCACTGCTTGGCTGCGGATCGGTCGGACGGGGCGTCGCGACGGTGATCCTGGAGAAGGGACTCGACATTACGATCACCGGGATGGCAGACTCGAAGAGCGCGGTGATGGATCCGGACGGGATCGATATCCGCGCGATGCTGGCAAAGAAGCGCGATACCGGCCTCTGTGGAGACCGTGGGCTGACCGCCGCCGACGTGGTGAACCAGGGGGGGTATGACGTGCTCGTCGAGGTGACACCGACCAACGCCCTGACCGGCGAGCCGGCACTTGAGCATATCCGGGCCGCACTGAAACGGGGACGACATGTGGTCACCTCCAACAAAGGGCCGGTCGCCCTGGCATTTAGTGAACTCAGAGATATGGCACAGGCAGCCGGCGTTGAATTCCGGTACGAGGCTACCGTCGGGGGTGCGATCCCGATCCTCCACACTCTTGAGCACGGACTTGGCGGCAATACCGTAAAAGGGCTGTACGGTGTCCTGAACGGGACCTGCAACTATATCCTGACCCGGATGTCCGAGGAGGGGCTCACCTACGATCAGGCCCTCTCCGAGGCCCGGGAACTCGGATATGCCGAGGCCGATCCAACCTATGACGTGAAAGGGATCGATGCGGCGATCAAACTGGTGATCCTGGCTGATACGATCTGGGGCATGCAGGCGACCCTCGACGATGTCGAGGTGACCGGGATCGACATGCTGACCGCCGATGCACTCCGCCTGGCAGCGACGCAGGACTGTACGATACGCCTGATCGGCGAGGTGGTGCCAGAGCCGAAGATTCTCCGGGTGGCCCCGCGGATGATCCCGACAAACCATCCTCTGGTGATCGAAGGGACCCTGAACGCCGTGACCCTCAAGACCGACATGGCCGGTGAGATCACCCTGATCGGCAAAGGAGCCGGCTCGATCGAGACGGCGAGTGCCATCATCGGGGATCTGACCTATATTGCGGAGCGCTATGTCAAGGGTACTTGA